The following proteins are encoded in a genomic region of Acidobacteriota bacterium:
- a CDS encoding NAD(P)-dependent oxidoreductase, with the protein MANDYCSPLEITQIERNFSEINPAFSAAEAMHEANRCLFCYDAPCIQACPTGIDVPSFIKKIATGNLHGSARVIFDANPIGASCARVCPVEVLCEGACVEKTLLKKPIEIGRLQRHATDFAMASGRPVFTKGESNGKSVGIVGSGPAGLSCGTYLARLGYDVTVYERKAQAGGLDTYGMAEYKMPKSVSLSEVEYIAGLGVKFILNTQIVRGATPDSEILGEVNAVGFDVLNEWHDAIFLATGLGETNKLNIPGEDLDGVYDALEFIEKIKTRDWMNVPLGKNVAVIGAGNTAIDAVTQAKRLGAEKVTLIYRRTEKDAPAYEYEMELARKDGIQFMWETTPVEIGGISSVGGMRVRQGNTEFKIDCDMVIKAIGQQKMASFFSDVAGVAVDEKDRVVINDQMQTSNPKIFSGGDCANGGAEAVDASQMGKLAAQGIHQTLTGEAVKFAGAK; encoded by the coding sequence ATGGCAAACGACTATTGCTCACCGCTCGAAATTACTCAGATCGAGCGAAATTTCTCGGAGATCAATCCGGCGTTTTCCGCGGCCGAGGCGATGCATGAGGCAAACAGGTGTCTGTTCTGTTATGACGCACCTTGTATTCAGGCGTGCCCGACAGGCATCGATGTGCCTTCGTTCATTAAGAAGATCGCGACCGGTAATCTGCATGGTTCAGCCCGCGTTATTTTCGATGCGAATCCGATCGGTGCTAGCTGTGCGCGAGTCTGTCCGGTCGAGGTGCTTTGCGAAGGCGCGTGCGTTGAGAAAACTCTCCTCAAGAAACCCATTGAGATCGGACGTCTGCAGCGTCATGCGACCGACTTTGCAATGGCGAGCGGTCGCCCTGTTTTTACTAAAGGCGAATCGAACGGCAAGTCGGTCGGTATCGTCGGCAGCGGGCCCGCTGGGCTTTCGTGTGGGACATATCTCGCACGCCTTGGTTATGACGTGACCGTATATGAACGAAAAGCTCAGGCCGGAGGGCTTGATACTTACGGCATGGCCGAGTACAAAATGCCGAAATCGGTTTCATTGAGCGAGGTCGAATATATCGCCGGACTCGGAGTTAAGTTCATCTTGAATACCCAGATCGTCCGCGGAGCGACGCCCGATTCCGAAATCCTTGGCGAAGTAAATGCCGTCGGCTTCGATGTGCTGAACGAGTGGCACGATGCGATCTTTCTAGCGACAGGACTCGGTGAGACCAACAAGCTAAATATTCCCGGCGAGGACCTTGACGGCGTTTATGATGCTCTTGAATTTATCGAAAAGATCAAAACTCGCGACTGGATGAACGTTCCGCTCGGCAAGAACGTTGCCGTGATCGGCGCCGGAAATACGGCGATCGACGCGGTTACTCAAGCCAAGCGGCTTGGGGCTGAAAAGGTCACGCTCATCTATCGCCGTACGGAGAAAGACGCTCCCGCGTACGAATACGAGATGGAACTCGCCCGAAAGGATGGCATCCAATTTATGTGGGAAACCACGCCGGTCGAGATCGGCGGCATTTCGAGCGTCGGCGGAATGCGTGTTCGGCAGGGAAACACCGAATTTAAGATCGACTGCGACATGGTCATCAAAGCTATAGGGCAGCAAAAAATGGCGTCGTTCTTTAGCGATGTTGCTGGTGTTGCCGTCGATGAAAAAGACCGCGTTGTAATTAACGATCAGATGCAGACCTCGAACCCAAAAATATTCTCCGGCGGCGACTGTGCTAACGGCGGAGCCGAGGCGGTTGACGCTTCGCAGATGGGCAAGTTGGCCGCTCAGGGAATTCATCAAACGCTGACGGGCGAGGCCGTTAAATTTGCGGGAGCGAAGTAG